In Capricornis sumatraensis isolate serow.1 chromosome 16, serow.2, whole genome shotgun sequence, a genomic segment contains:
- the CREB3L1 gene encoding cyclic AMP-responsive element-binding protein 3-like protein 1 isoform X2: MDAVLEPFPADRLFPGSSFLDLGDLNESDFLNNAHFPEHLDHFAENMEDFSNDLFSSFFDDPVLDEKSPLLDMELDSPTPGIQAEHSYSLSGDSAPQSPVVPIKMEDTTQDVEHGAWVLGHKLCSVMVKQEQSPELPVDPLAASSAMAAAAMATTPLLGLSPLTRLPVPHQAPGEMTQLPVIKAEPQEVNQFLKVTPEDLLQMPPTPPSSHGSDSDGSQSPRSLPPSSPIRPMARSSTAISTSPLLTAPHKLQGTSGPLLLTEEEKRTLVAEGYPIPTKLPLTKAEEKALKRVRRKIKNKISAQESRRKKKEYVECLEKKVETFTSENNELWKKVETLENANRTLLQQLQKLQALVTSKISRPYKMAATQTGTCLMVAALCFVLVLGSLVPCLPEFSSGSQTVKEDPMATDSIYTASQMPSRSLLFYDEGAGSWEDGRSALLPVEPPDGWEIKPGGPVEQRPQDHLQHDHLDSTHETSKYLSEAWPKDVGGNSTGPDFSHPKEWFHERDLGPNTTVKLS; this comes from the exons cACTTCCCCGAGCACCTGGACCACTTTGCAGAGAACATGGAGGACTTCTCCAACGACCTGTTCAGCAGTTTCTTTGATGACCCTGTGCTGGACGAGAAGAGCCCTCTCCTGGACATGGAACTGGACTCCCCCACGCCAGGCATCCAGGCCGAGCACAGCTACTCCCTAAGCGGTGACTCGGCACCTCAGAGCCCTGTCGTGCCCATCAAGATGGAAGACACCACCCAAG ATGTGGAACATGGAGCGTGGGTGCTGGGGCACAAACTGTGCTCAGTCATGGTGAAGCAGGAGCAGAGCCCGGAGCTGCCCGTGGACCCTCTGGCCGCCTCCTCGGCTATGGCCGCCGCCGCCATGGCTACCACCCCGCTGCTGGGCCTCAGCCCCCTGACCAGGCTGCCTGTCCCCCACCAG GCCCCAGGAGAGATGACTCAGCTGCCAGTGATCAAAGCCGAGCCCCAGGAGGTGAACCAGTTCCTCAAAGTGACACCAG AGGACCTGCTGCAGATGCCCCCGACGCCCCCCAGCAGCCACGGCAGCGACAGCGACGGCTCCCAGAGTCCCCGCTCTCTGCCCCCCTCCAGCCCTATCCGGCCCATGGCCCGCTCCTCCACGGCCATCTCCACCTCTCCACTCCTCACCGCCCCTCAC AAATTACAGGGGACGTCGGGGCCGCTGCTCCTGACGGAGGAGGAGAAGCGCACCCTGGTTGCTGAGGGCTACCCCATCCCCACCAAACTCCCCCTCACCAAAGCCGAGGAGAAGGCCTTGAAGAGAGTCCGGAGGAAGATCAAGAACAAG ATCTCGGCCCAGGAGAGCCGCCGTAAGAAGAAGGAGTACGTGGAGTGCCTAGAAAAGAA GGTGGAGACATTTACATCTGAGAACAATGAACTGTGGAAGAAGGTGGAGACCCTGGAGAATGCCAACAG GACTCTGCTCCAGCAGCTGCAGAAACTCCAGGCTCTGGTCACCAGCAAGATCTCCAGACCTTACAAGATGGCCGCCACCCAGACGGGGACCTGCCTCATG GTGGCAGCCCTGTGCTTCGTCCTGGTGCTGGGCTCCCTCGTGCCCTGCCTCCCTGAGTTCTCCTCTGGCTCCCAGACTGTGAAGGAAGACCCGATGGCCACTGACAGCATCTACACCGCCAGTCAGA TGCCCTCCCGGAGCCTCCTGTTCTACGACGAGGGAGCGGGCTCATGGGAGGATGGCCGCAGTGCCCTGCTGCCCGTGGAGCCCCCGGATGGCTGGGAGATCAAGCCCGGGGGGCCGGTGGAGCAGCGACCCCAGGACCACCTGCAACATGACCACCTGGACAGCACCCACGAGACTAGCAAGTACCTGAGTGAGGCCTGGCCAAAGGACGTCGGTGGGAACAGCACGGGCCCTGACTTCTCCCACCCTAAGGAGTGGTTCCACGAGAG ggATCTGGGTCCCAACACCACCGTCAAGCTCTCCTAG
- the CREB3L1 gene encoding cyclic AMP-responsive element-binding protein 3-like protein 1 isoform X1 — MDAVLEPFPADRLFPGSSFLDLGDLNESDFLNNAHFPEHLDHFAENMEDFSNDLFSSFFDDPVLDEKSPLLDMELDSPTPGIQAEHSYSLSGDSAPQSPVVPIKMEDTTQDVEHGAWVLGHKLCSVMVKQEQSPELPVDPLAASSAMAAAAMATTPLLGLSPLTRLPVPHQAPGEMTQLPVIKAEPQEVNQFLKVTPEDLLQMPPTPPSSHGSDSDGSQSPRSLPPSSPIRPMARSSTAISTSPLLTAPHKLQGTSGPLLLTEEEKRTLVAEGYPIPTKLPLTKAEEKALKRVRRKIKNKISAQESRRKKKEYVECLEKKVETFTSENNELWKKVETLENANRTLLQQLQKLQALVTSKISRPYKMAATQTGTCLMVAALCFVLVLGSLVPCLPEFSSGSQTVKEDPMATDSIYTASQMPSRSLLFYDEGAGSWEDGRSALLPVEPPDGWEIKPGGPVEQRPQDHLQHDHLDSTHETSKYLSEAWPKDVGGNSTGPDFSHPKEWFHERPCQDPGHRAYPLVLRRGVVLLTNPDPARTPAPWGPLPGERVPLPTPYQPLFAPDLDWGPPSPHIWTVPLGQPLCSHPFPPTTIRPSQINHSLGYPPPFL; from the exons cACTTCCCCGAGCACCTGGACCACTTTGCAGAGAACATGGAGGACTTCTCCAACGACCTGTTCAGCAGTTTCTTTGATGACCCTGTGCTGGACGAGAAGAGCCCTCTCCTGGACATGGAACTGGACTCCCCCACGCCAGGCATCCAGGCCGAGCACAGCTACTCCCTAAGCGGTGACTCGGCACCTCAGAGCCCTGTCGTGCCCATCAAGATGGAAGACACCACCCAAG ATGTGGAACATGGAGCGTGGGTGCTGGGGCACAAACTGTGCTCAGTCATGGTGAAGCAGGAGCAGAGCCCGGAGCTGCCCGTGGACCCTCTGGCCGCCTCCTCGGCTATGGCCGCCGCCGCCATGGCTACCACCCCGCTGCTGGGCCTCAGCCCCCTGACCAGGCTGCCTGTCCCCCACCAG GCCCCAGGAGAGATGACTCAGCTGCCAGTGATCAAAGCCGAGCCCCAGGAGGTGAACCAGTTCCTCAAAGTGACACCAG AGGACCTGCTGCAGATGCCCCCGACGCCCCCCAGCAGCCACGGCAGCGACAGCGACGGCTCCCAGAGTCCCCGCTCTCTGCCCCCCTCCAGCCCTATCCGGCCCATGGCCCGCTCCTCCACGGCCATCTCCACCTCTCCACTCCTCACCGCCCCTCAC AAATTACAGGGGACGTCGGGGCCGCTGCTCCTGACGGAGGAGGAGAAGCGCACCCTGGTTGCTGAGGGCTACCCCATCCCCACCAAACTCCCCCTCACCAAAGCCGAGGAGAAGGCCTTGAAGAGAGTCCGGAGGAAGATCAAGAACAAG ATCTCGGCCCAGGAGAGCCGCCGTAAGAAGAAGGAGTACGTGGAGTGCCTAGAAAAGAA GGTGGAGACATTTACATCTGAGAACAATGAACTGTGGAAGAAGGTGGAGACCCTGGAGAATGCCAACAG GACTCTGCTCCAGCAGCTGCAGAAACTCCAGGCTCTGGTCACCAGCAAGATCTCCAGACCTTACAAGATGGCCGCCACCCAGACGGGGACCTGCCTCATG GTGGCAGCCCTGTGCTTCGTCCTGGTGCTGGGCTCCCTCGTGCCCTGCCTCCCTGAGTTCTCCTCTGGCTCCCAGACTGTGAAGGAAGACCCGATGGCCACTGACAGCATCTACACCGCCAGTCAGA TGCCCTCCCGGAGCCTCCTGTTCTACGACGAGGGAGCGGGCTCATGGGAGGATGGCCGCAGTGCCCTGCTGCCCGTGGAGCCCCCGGATGGCTGGGAGATCAAGCCCGGGGGGCCGGTGGAGCAGCGACCCCAGGACCACCTGCAACATGACCACCTGGACAGCACCCACGAGACTAGCAAGTACCTGAGTGAGGCCTGGCCAAAGGACGTCGGTGGGAACAGCACGGGCCCTGACTTCTCCCACCCTAAGGAGTGGTTCCACGAGAG GCCGTGCCAAGACCCAGGACACAGGGCGTACCCTCTGGTACTCAGAAGAGGGGTCGTCCTGCTCACCAACCCGGATCCGGCTCGTACCCCTGCCCCCTGGGGTCCCCTCCCAGGAGAAAGGgttccactccccaccccctaccAGCCCCTCTTTGCCCCAGATCTTGACTGGGGCCCCCCTTCCCCCCATATTTGGACTGTTCCCTTGGGCCAACCACTCTGTTCTCACCCCTTCCCTCCCACAACCATCCGTCCTTCTCAGATAAACCACTCACTGGGTTACCCACCTCCTTTCTTATAA
- the CREB3L1 gene encoding cyclic AMP-responsive element-binding protein 3-like protein 1 isoform X3 has translation MDAVLEPFPADRLFPGSSFLDLGDLNESDFLNNAHFPEHLDHFAENMEDFSNDLFSSFFDDPVLDEKSPLLDMELDSPTPGIQAEHSYSLSGDSAPQSPVVPIKMEDTTQEDLLQMPPTPPSSHGSDSDGSQSPRSLPPSSPIRPMARSSTAISTSPLLTAPHKLQGTSGPLLLTEEEKRTLVAEGYPIPTKLPLTKAEEKALKRVRRKIKNKISAQESRRKKKEYVECLEKKVETFTSENNELWKKVETLENANRTLLQQLQKLQALVTSKISRPYKMAATQTGTCLMVAALCFVLVLGSLVPCLPEFSSGSQTVKEDPMATDSIYTASQMPSRSLLFYDEGAGSWEDGRSALLPVEPPDGWEIKPGGPVEQRPQDHLQHDHLDSTHETSKYLSEAWPKDVGGNSTGPDFSHPKEWFHERDLGPNTTVKLS, from the exons cACTTCCCCGAGCACCTGGACCACTTTGCAGAGAACATGGAGGACTTCTCCAACGACCTGTTCAGCAGTTTCTTTGATGACCCTGTGCTGGACGAGAAGAGCCCTCTCCTGGACATGGAACTGGACTCCCCCACGCCAGGCATCCAGGCCGAGCACAGCTACTCCCTAAGCGGTGACTCGGCACCTCAGAGCCCTGTCGTGCCCATCAAGATGGAAGACACCACCCAAG AGGACCTGCTGCAGATGCCCCCGACGCCCCCCAGCAGCCACGGCAGCGACAGCGACGGCTCCCAGAGTCCCCGCTCTCTGCCCCCCTCCAGCCCTATCCGGCCCATGGCCCGCTCCTCCACGGCCATCTCCACCTCTCCACTCCTCACCGCCCCTCAC AAATTACAGGGGACGTCGGGGCCGCTGCTCCTGACGGAGGAGGAGAAGCGCACCCTGGTTGCTGAGGGCTACCCCATCCCCACCAAACTCCCCCTCACCAAAGCCGAGGAGAAGGCCTTGAAGAGAGTCCGGAGGAAGATCAAGAACAAG ATCTCGGCCCAGGAGAGCCGCCGTAAGAAGAAGGAGTACGTGGAGTGCCTAGAAAAGAA GGTGGAGACATTTACATCTGAGAACAATGAACTGTGGAAGAAGGTGGAGACCCTGGAGAATGCCAACAG GACTCTGCTCCAGCAGCTGCAGAAACTCCAGGCTCTGGTCACCAGCAAGATCTCCAGACCTTACAAGATGGCCGCCACCCAGACGGGGACCTGCCTCATG GTGGCAGCCCTGTGCTTCGTCCTGGTGCTGGGCTCCCTCGTGCCCTGCCTCCCTGAGTTCTCCTCTGGCTCCCAGACTGTGAAGGAAGACCCGATGGCCACTGACAGCATCTACACCGCCAGTCAGA TGCCCTCCCGGAGCCTCCTGTTCTACGACGAGGGAGCGGGCTCATGGGAGGATGGCCGCAGTGCCCTGCTGCCCGTGGAGCCCCCGGATGGCTGGGAGATCAAGCCCGGGGGGCCGGTGGAGCAGCGACCCCAGGACCACCTGCAACATGACCACCTGGACAGCACCCACGAGACTAGCAAGTACCTGAGTGAGGCCTGGCCAAAGGACGTCGGTGGGAACAGCACGGGCCCTGACTTCTCCCACCCTAAGGAGTGGTTCCACGAGAG ggATCTGGGTCCCAACACCACCGTCAAGCTCTCCTAG